A genomic window from Micromonospora ferruginea includes:
- a CDS encoding WXG100 family type VII secretion target, with product MSEYTQRYQHVSHEELFQGVNAGDPKQIEGLSAQWTSLKSTLDDLTRDLATDLDGLTKTWTGDAAREFQRRLTMVSGYAGNLAEGMTGIRQALDMMAGDLRAAQTTAESPEKTDDNDKLLSGAGKGFLLGGAPGAVIGGIIGHQQDEAEQEKAHQRMVQVVAKLAEGYDFSAYGRIVVPEPPESELPGHNDRSGPTLHDGPSVKTPSSGPGLGSFGPGASGTATTSGVHHTAPTSGTPGDGGPGSGTPGGQPGAGAPGSVTTGGTVDPTGTSLAGAGPLPNTTGVPTVGGGAGFGPGGGNPSTLTAGGGGGGLFGGPGVLSTGSLAGTGPNAASSARIGGVPGAESRSAAGTGRLTSGRGVTIGAEGRSTGRAGATGRPAMAGRNGVLGGRGTSDDDESEGRLTWLTEDEMVWGDGRAAPPPVLGGN from the coding sequence GTGTCTGAATACACCCAGCGCTACCAGCACGTCAGCCACGAGGAGCTCTTCCAGGGCGTCAACGCCGGCGACCCGAAGCAGATCGAGGGCCTGAGCGCCCAGTGGACCTCGCTCAAGAGCACGCTGGACGACCTCACCCGCGACCTCGCCACCGACCTGGACGGGCTGACGAAGACCTGGACCGGTGACGCCGCGCGCGAGTTCCAGCGCCGGCTCACCATGGTCTCCGGCTACGCCGGCAACCTGGCCGAGGGCATGACCGGCATCCGGCAGGCGCTCGACATGATGGCCGGCGACCTGCGCGCCGCCCAGACCACGGCGGAGAGCCCGGAGAAGACCGACGACAACGACAAGCTGCTCTCCGGCGCCGGCAAGGGCTTCCTGCTCGGCGGCGCGCCGGGTGCGGTGATCGGCGGCATCATCGGCCACCAGCAGGACGAGGCCGAGCAGGAGAAGGCGCACCAGCGGATGGTGCAGGTGGTGGCGAAGCTGGCCGAGGGTTACGACTTCTCGGCGTACGGCCGGATCGTCGTGCCGGAGCCACCCGAGAGCGAGCTGCCCGGCCACAACGACCGCAGCGGCCCGACGCTGCACGACGGCCCGTCGGTCAAGACGCCGTCGTCCGGCCCGGGCCTGGGCAGCTTCGGTCCCGGGGCGAGCGGCACCGCGACCACGTCGGGCGTGCACCACACGGCCCCGACCAGCGGCACGCCGGGCGACGGCGGGCCGGGCAGCGGCACTCCGGGCGGCCAGCCCGGCGCGGGCGCCCCGGGCTCGGTCACCACCGGCGGCACGGTCGACCCGACCGGCACCTCGCTGGCCGGCGCCGGCCCGCTGCCCAACACCACAGGCGTCCCGACGGTCGGTGGCGGCGCGGGCTTCGGTCCGGGCGGCGGCAACCCGTCGACCCTGACGGCCGGTGGGGGCGGCGGCGGCCTGTTCGGCGGTCCCGGCGTGCTCAGCACCGGCTCCCTCGCCGGCACCGGCCCCAACGCGGCGTCCTCGGCCCGGATCGGTGGTGTGCCCGGCGCGGAGAGCCGGTCGGCGGCCGGCACCGGGCGGCTGACGTCCGGCCGTGGCGTGACCATCGGGGCGGAGGGCAGGTCGACCGGCCGCGCCGGCGCCACCGGGCGCCCCGCGATGGCCGGCCGCAACGGCGTGCTGGGCGGGCGTGGCACCTCCGACGACGACGAGTCGGAGGGCCGGCTGACCTGGCTCACCGAGGACGAGATGGTCTGGGGCGACGGTCGGGCCGCCCCACCGCCGGTGCTCGGCGGCAACTGA
- a CDS encoding lipocalin family protein: protein MGARRTATALVAALTAATVLGATPAHAATTAVDTGPLRPVADVDVDRYAGDWYQVAAIPQWFEIQCFKNVKARYDVQPDGTVGVRNTCRTIIGTTSTVTGRARSENPPADSALTVSFVNLGGRWIYLGGPNYVVIGLDPDYRWAVVGDPDRSSGFVLSREAALDPTQLADVKATLTDNGYDLCDFRTTRQDGGARAGAFC from the coding sequence ATGGGAGCACGCCGCACCGCCACCGCGCTGGTCGCCGCGCTGACCGCCGCCACCGTCCTGGGCGCCACCCCGGCCCACGCCGCGACCACCGCGGTCGACACCGGGCCGCTGCGCCCGGTCGCCGACGTCGACGTCGACCGGTACGCCGGCGACTGGTACCAGGTGGCGGCGATCCCGCAGTGGTTCGAGATCCAGTGCTTCAAGAACGTCAAGGCCCGGTACGACGTCCAGCCCGACGGCACCGTCGGCGTCCGCAACACCTGCCGGACGATCATCGGCACCACCAGCACGGTGACCGGGCGGGCCCGCAGCGAGAACCCGCCCGCCGACTCGGCGCTGACCGTCTCGTTCGTCAACCTCGGTGGTCGGTGGATCTACCTCGGTGGCCCGAACTACGTGGTCATCGGGCTGGACCCGGACTACCGGTGGGCGGTCGTCGGCGACCCGGACCGCAGCAGCGGCTTCGTGCTCTCCCGCGAGGCGGCACTGGACCCGACGCAGCTCGCCGACGTCAAGGCGACGCTCACCGACAACGGCTACGACCTCTGCGACTTCCGCACCACCCGGCAGGACGGCGGCGCCCGGGCCGGCGCGTTCTGCTGA
- a CDS encoding YkvA family protein, which translates to MSRESWLLVGLAAVVAVATLVGAVLLAIRVVRTRRMLGALGAGGKVAFYGALIYTILPVDLLPDPIYLDDMGVLAGALFYLGRLAAKHRAAQRLTRDAPADSLPAAPPGGAPRR; encoded by the coding sequence GTGTCCCGTGAATCCTGGTTGCTGGTCGGCCTCGCCGCCGTCGTCGCGGTGGCGACGCTGGTCGGGGCGGTGCTGCTCGCGATCCGGGTGGTCCGCACCCGGCGGATGCTCGGCGCGCTCGGCGCCGGCGGCAAGGTCGCGTTCTACGGCGCGTTGATCTACACGATCCTCCCGGTGGACCTGCTGCCCGACCCCATCTACCTGGACGACATGGGCGTGCTGGCGGGTGCGCTGTTCTACCTGGGCCGGCTGGCCGCCAAGCACCGGGCGGCGCAACGCCTCACCCGGGACGCCCCGGCCGACTCGCTGCCCGCCGCCCCGCCGGGTGGCGCGCCGCGTCGATGA
- a CDS encoding pyridoxamine 5'-phosphate oxidase family protein yields the protein MPGDHRLDPHDGRVARFFADRHLATLTTLRADGTPHVVPVGVTFDPDAGLARVITSGGSAKARHVAAAGSAGTPVAVCQVDGRWWLTVEGRAVVRRDPESVAEAERRYTARYRPPRPNPERVVLEITVSRLLGSLPD from the coding sequence ATGCCCGGCGATCACCGGTTGGACCCGCACGACGGGCGGGTGGCCCGTTTCTTCGCCGACCGGCACCTGGCCACGCTGACCACGTTGCGTGCCGACGGCACCCCGCACGTGGTGCCGGTCGGGGTGACCTTCGACCCGGACGCCGGGCTGGCCCGCGTGATCACCTCGGGTGGGTCGGCGAAGGCCCGGCACGTGGCCGCCGCCGGGTCGGCGGGCACGCCGGTCGCGGTGTGTCAGGTCGACGGCCGCTGGTGGCTGACCGTGGAGGGTCGGGCGGTGGTGCGCCGCGACCCGGAGTCGGTGGCCGAGGCCGAGCGGCGGTACACCGCCCGTTACCGCCCGCCGCGCCCGAATCCGGAGCGGGTGGTCCTGGAGATCACGGTGAGCCGCCTGTTGGGCAGTCTCCCCGACTGA
- a CDS encoding C39 family peptidase, with protein sequence MNPIIRRCLLSVAGLAAAGSTVAGPAVAAHAAPTPVKGKGERSADYEYQAQPNFFYCGPASTRIALSAEGKDVSQDELAAKLGTTESGTDSAVDVTRVLNEYTGGKYRTTEIRDDVATREQVERLRADVRAAVDADRPVVANILGGARDVDGVEHYYPGHYLTVVRYQDDGNRVLIADPARPDEPTYWMSVTELANWIAGRGYSS encoded by the coding sequence ATGAACCCGATCATCCGTAGGTGCCTGCTCTCCGTCGCCGGTCTGGCCGCCGCCGGCAGCACCGTCGCCGGGCCGGCCGTGGCCGCCCACGCCGCACCGACCCCGGTCAAGGGCAAGGGTGAGCGCAGCGCCGACTACGAGTACCAGGCCCAGCCGAACTTCTTCTACTGCGGACCGGCCTCGACCCGGATCGCGCTCTCGGCCGAGGGCAAGGACGTCAGCCAGGACGAGCTGGCCGCCAAGTTGGGCACCACCGAGAGCGGCACCGACTCGGCCGTCGACGTCACCCGGGTGCTCAACGAGTACACCGGCGGCAAGTACCGGACCACCGAGATCCGCGACGACGTGGCGACCCGCGAGCAGGTGGAGCGGCTGCGGGCGGACGTCCGGGCCGCTGTGGACGCCGACCGGCCGGTGGTGGCGAACATCCTGGGTGGCGCCCGGGACGTCGACGGGGTCGAGCACTACTACCCCGGCCACTACCTGACCGTGGTGCGATACCAGGACGACGGGAACCGGGTGCTGATCGCCGACCCGGCCCGGCCGGACGAGCCGACGTACTGGATGAGCGTGACCGAGCTGGCCAACTGGATCGCCGGTCGCGGCTACAGCTCCTGA
- a CDS encoding antitoxin: protein MSDFMDKAKDFADKHDEQVDKGLDKAGDMADQRTGGKYDQQIDKGVDMAQQRTGQGDTAR, encoded by the coding sequence ATGAGTGACTTCATGGACAAGGCCAAGGACTTCGCCGACAAGCACGACGAGCAGGTCGACAAGGGCCTGGACAAGGCCGGCGACATGGCCGACCAGCGCACCGGCGGCAAGTACGACCAGCAGATCGACAAGGGCGTCGACATGGCGCAGCAACGCACCGGTCAGGGCGACACCGCCCGCTGA
- a CDS encoding AI-2E family transporter → MDAGRPDPARVDPDRRDPARPDDARPTEAGPAGTRPGEARPDGALPEARTGTVAHPGPRQTWAGLPWPVRTAVTWSACLLVVAAGLWLLGQVAVLLAPLAVALAGTLFLTALLDPVLVRLRRLRVPAALAALLTVLLLLGVLVGAGVLVWNLTASQFGELSQQLDEGLQRSRDFVTSTLPVTDQQLDKLVEQIRQGVSGSAPDPVAGAQKVAEVAGALLLGLVLLFFLLKDGRSMWHWVLRRLTGPRRDVTAAAGRAGWRTLDAYSRGTMIIAAIDAIGIGLALVVLRVPLALPLALITFLGGFVPIIGATVAGAVAVLVALAANGPTTALLTLAAVIAVQQIEGNLLEPLVMRRQVQLHPAVILVVVTAGTLVAGVAGAFVSVPIAAVLWRVLDTVQRHRTASAAEAA, encoded by the coding sequence GTGGACGCTGGCAGGCCCGACCCGGCCCGAGTTGACCCGGACCGGCGCGATCCGGCGCGGCCGGACGACGCACGGCCCACCGAGGCAGGGCCCGCCGGCACGAGGCCCGGCGAGGCGCGGCCGGACGGCGCGCTGCCGGAGGCGCGGACCGGCACGGTGGCCCACCCCGGGCCGCGACAGACCTGGGCGGGGCTGCCCTGGCCGGTGCGGACGGCGGTCACCTGGAGCGCGTGCCTGCTGGTGGTGGCCGCCGGGCTGTGGCTGCTCGGGCAGGTCGCGGTGCTCCTGGCGCCGCTGGCCGTGGCGCTGGCCGGCACGCTGTTCCTCACCGCGCTGCTCGACCCGGTGCTGGTGCGGCTGCGCCGGCTCCGGGTGCCGGCCGCGCTCGCCGCGCTGCTCACCGTCCTGCTGTTGCTCGGTGTCCTGGTCGGCGCCGGCGTCCTGGTCTGGAACCTCACCGCGAGCCAGTTCGGCGAGTTGAGCCAGCAGCTCGACGAGGGCCTGCAACGCAGCCGCGACTTCGTCACCTCCACCCTGCCGGTGACCGACCAGCAGCTCGACAAGCTGGTGGAGCAGATCCGCCAGGGGGTCAGCGGCAGCGCGCCCGACCCGGTCGCCGGCGCGCAGAAGGTCGCCGAGGTGGCCGGTGCGCTCCTGCTCGGCCTGGTGCTCCTCTTCTTCCTGCTCAAGGACGGCCGGTCGATGTGGCACTGGGTGCTGCGGCGGCTGACCGGGCCGCGTCGCGACGTGACCGCCGCGGCGGGCCGGGCCGGCTGGCGGACGCTCGACGCGTACAGCCGGGGCACGATGATCATCGCGGCGATCGACGCCATCGGCATCGGGTTGGCGCTGGTCGTGCTGCGCGTCCCGCTGGCCCTGCCGCTCGCCCTGATCACGTTTCTCGGCGGGTTCGTGCCGATCATCGGCGCCACCGTCGCCGGCGCGGTCGCGGTGCTCGTCGCGCTGGCCGCGAACGGCCCCACCACCGCCCTGCTCACGCTGGCCGCGGTGATCGCCGTGCAGCAGATCGAGGGCAACCTGTTGGAGCCGCTGGTGATGCGCCGCCAGGTCCAGCTCCACCCGGCGGTCATCCTGGTGGTGGTCACCGCCGGCACGCTGGTGGCCGGGGTCGCCGGCGCGTTCGTCTCGGTGCCGATCGCCGCGGTGCTCTGGCGGGTGCTGGACACCGTGCAGCGACACCGGACCGCCTCCGCCGCCGAGGCCGCCTGA
- a CDS encoding dienelactone hydrolase family protein, producing the protein MREVSVPVVEGGLVGDVVVPSGAVGVVLFAHGSGSSRHSPRNVAVARALGARGLGTVLVDLLTADEDARDEMTAELRFDIGMLAERLAGIVDWMGADPELGRLPIGLFGASTGAAAALVAAAARPERVGAVVSRGGRPDLAGSSLTAVRAPTLLLVGGLDEQVITLNEQAADALGEVAELRIVPGATHLFEEPGTLEQVADQAGAWFVTHLRQPHPA; encoded by the coding sequence GTGCGTGAGGTTTCGGTGCCGGTGGTGGAGGGCGGGCTGGTCGGGGACGTGGTCGTGCCGTCGGGTGCGGTCGGGGTGGTGCTGTTCGCACACGGGAGCGGCAGCTCGCGGCACAGCCCACGCAACGTGGCCGTGGCGCGGGCGCTGGGCGCGCGCGGGCTGGGGACCGTGCTCGTCGACCTGCTGACCGCGGACGAGGACGCGCGCGACGAGATGACCGCCGAGCTGCGCTTCGACATCGGGATGCTGGCCGAGCGGCTGGCCGGCATCGTCGACTGGATGGGCGCCGACCCGGAGTTGGGACGGTTGCCGATCGGCCTGTTCGGCGCCAGCACCGGCGCGGCCGCCGCGCTGGTCGCCGCCGCGGCCCGGCCCGAGCGGGTGGGCGCGGTGGTGTCCCGGGGCGGGCGTCCGGACCTGGCCGGCAGCTCACTGACGGCGGTACGCGCACCGACGCTGCTGCTCGTCGGCGGCCTGGACGAGCAGGTGATCACGCTGAACGAGCAGGCCGCCGACGCGCTGGGCGAGGTGGCGGAACTGCGGATCGTGCCCGGCGCCACCCACCTGTTCGAGGAGCCCGGCACGCTGGAGCAGGTGGCCGACCAGGCCGGCGCCTGGTTCGTCACCCACCTGCGCCAGCCGCACCCGGCCTGA
- a CDS encoding MerR family transcriptional regulator encodes MRIGELARRAGTSTRTLRYYETHGLVRPGRTANGYRVYDEAELRVVHEIRSLLAIGFGLDDIRPFVACLRAGHDSGDVCPDSVAVLRRKLAEVDDYLDRLGSVRRRLHDQLAHAIAQREETCLRTRGPAR; translated from the coding sequence ATGCGGATCGGGGAGTTGGCGCGGCGGGCCGGCACGAGCACCCGGACGCTGCGCTACTACGAGACACACGGGCTGGTCCGGCCGGGCCGGACCGCCAACGGCTACCGGGTCTACGACGAGGCGGAACTCCGCGTCGTGCACGAGATCCGCTCGCTGCTGGCGATCGGTTTCGGGCTGGACGACATCCGCCCGTTCGTCGCCTGCCTGCGCGCCGGGCACGACTCCGGGGACGTCTGCCCCGACTCGGTGGCGGTGCTGCGGCGCAAGCTCGCCGAGGTGGACGACTACCTCGACCGGCTCGGCTCGGTCCGCCGCCGGCTGCACGACCAACTCGCCCACGCGATCGCCCAACGGGAGGAAACATGCCTCAGGACACGCGGACCGGCACGCTGA
- the trxA gene encoding thioredoxin, with translation MPQDTRTGTLSPVTDATFPAEVLAADRPVVVDFWAEWCPPCRVVSKHLTELAEEFGDAIRFVALNTDENPATTRAHQVMSAPTLLVFRAGEVVASIVGSRPKNHLRQSFAAHLDG, from the coding sequence ATGCCTCAGGACACGCGGACCGGCACGCTGAGCCCGGTCACCGACGCCACCTTCCCGGCCGAGGTGCTGGCCGCCGACCGCCCGGTCGTGGTCGACTTCTGGGCCGAGTGGTGCCCGCCCTGCCGGGTGGTGTCGAAGCACCTGACCGAGCTGGCCGAGGAGTTCGGCGACGCGATCCGTTTCGTCGCGCTGAACACCGACGAGAACCCGGCGACCACCCGCGCCCACCAGGTCATGTCCGCGCCGACGCTGCTCGTGTTCCGCGCCGGCGAGGTGGTCGCGTCGATCGTCGGCTCCCGGCCGAAGAACCACCTGCGGCAGAGCTTCGCCGCCCACCTGGACGGTTGA
- a CDS encoding glycoside hydrolase family 65 protein — MIRERSYPVEPWHVREVRLDMDVLAQSESVFALSNGHIGLRGNLDEGEPHGLPGTYLNSFYELRPLPYAEAGFGFPESGQTIVNVTNGKLIRLLVDDEPLDVRYGELLDHERVLDLRAGTLQREVHWRSPAGREVKVRSTRLVSFTHRSVAMINYEVEAVDGPLRLILQSELVANESLPPQSRDPRVAAVLESPLQAEEELTTDDGGLLIHRTKVSGLRVAAAMGHDVHGPERTTIESEGYQDWVRTTIGCVLKPGEKLRVVKYLTYGWSSRRSLPALRDQVGAALSSARLDGWDGMRRAQREYLDTFWDAADVRVEGDPEVQQAVRFGLYHVLQAGARAERRPISAKGLTGPGYDGHAFWDTEMFVLPVLTYTQPSAVRDALQWRYDTMAQAQERARTLNLQGAAFPWRTIEGPESSAYWPAGTAAFHIAADVADALRRYVLVTGDEALEREIGLELLVETARLWRSLGHHDRAGRFHIDGVTGPDEYTAVKNDNVYTNLMAQRNLLTAADCAMRYRDQALDLGVTEEEAAAWRDAAQDMHVPYDSEIDVHEQVEGFTRLQEWDFEHTPAEKYPLLLHYPYFDLYRKQVVKQADLVLAMHWRGDAFSAAEKLRNFTYYERRTVRDSSLSACTQAVLAAEVGFPELAHRYLREAALMDLHDLNENTRDGVHMASLAGAWIALVAGFGGLRDHDGTLSFAPRLSSRLSRLEFSLQWRSMRLRVDVRPHQTTYSLRNGGPDTVLDLLHHGEPLRVTCERPVTVPVPQAHAPGPQPEQPPGRAPLMHLPEQAG, encoded by the coding sequence ATGATCCGGGAACGGTCCTACCCGGTCGAGCCGTGGCACGTCCGCGAGGTGCGACTGGACATGGACGTGCTGGCCCAGTCCGAGTCGGTCTTCGCGCTCTCCAACGGCCACATCGGGCTGCGCGGCAACCTCGACGAGGGCGAGCCGCACGGCCTGCCCGGCACCTACCTGAACTCGTTCTACGAGCTGCGCCCGCTGCCGTACGCGGAAGCCGGCTTCGGCTTCCCCGAGTCCGGGCAGACCATCGTCAACGTCACCAACGGCAAGCTGATCCGGCTGCTCGTGGACGACGAGCCGCTCGACGTCCGCTACGGCGAACTGCTCGACCACGAGCGGGTCCTCGACCTGCGCGCCGGCACGCTCCAGCGGGAGGTGCACTGGCGTTCCCCGGCCGGCCGCGAGGTCAAGGTGCGCAGCACCCGGCTGGTGTCGTTCACCCACCGGTCGGTCGCGATGATCAACTATGAGGTGGAGGCCGTTGACGGCCCGCTGCGGTTGATCCTCCAGTCCGAGCTGGTGGCGAACGAGTCCCTGCCGCCGCAGAGCCGCGACCCCCGGGTCGCCGCCGTCCTCGAATCGCCGTTGCAGGCCGAGGAGGAGCTGACCACCGACGACGGCGGCCTGCTCATCCACCGCACCAAGGTCAGCGGCCTGCGGGTCGCCGCCGCGATGGGCCACGACGTGCACGGCCCGGAACGCACCACCATCGAATCCGAGGGCTACCAGGACTGGGTCCGCACCACCATCGGCTGCGTGCTCAAGCCGGGCGAGAAGCTGCGCGTGGTCAAGTACCTGACGTACGGCTGGTCCAGCCGCCGGTCGCTGCCGGCGCTGCGCGACCAGGTCGGCGCCGCGTTGTCCTCCGCCCGCCTCGACGGCTGGGACGGGATGCGGCGCGCGCAGCGCGAATACCTGGACACGTTCTGGGACGCCGCCGACGTGCGCGTCGAGGGCGACCCGGAGGTGCAGCAGGCCGTCCGGTTCGGCCTCTACCACGTGCTCCAGGCCGGCGCCCGCGCGGAACGGCGGCCCATCTCCGCCAAGGGCCTCACCGGACCCGGGTACGACGGCCACGCGTTCTGGGACACCGAGATGTTCGTGCTGCCGGTGCTCACCTACACCCAGCCCAGCGCGGTGCGCGACGCGTTGCAGTGGCGCTACGACACCATGGCCCAGGCGCAGGAACGGGCCCGCACCCTCAACCTGCAGGGCGCCGCGTTCCCGTGGCGCACCATCGAAGGACCCGAGTCGTCGGCGTACTGGCCGGCCGGGACCGCCGCGTTCCACATCGCCGCCGACGTCGCCGACGCGCTGCGCCGCTACGTGCTGGTCACCGGCGACGAGGCGCTGGAGCGGGAGATCGGGCTGGAGCTGCTGGTCGAGACCGCCCGGCTGTGGCGCTCCCTCGGCCACCACGACCGCGCCGGCCGATTCCACATCGACGGGGTCACCGGCCCCGACGAATACACCGCGGTGAAGAACGACAACGTCTACACCAACCTGATGGCGCAGCGGAACCTGCTCACCGCCGCCGACTGCGCGATGCGCTACCGCGACCAGGCGCTCGACCTCGGCGTCACCGAGGAGGAGGCCGCCGCCTGGCGGGACGCCGCGCAGGACATGCACGTCCCGTACGACTCCGAGATCGACGTGCACGAGCAGGTGGAGGGCTTCACCCGGTTGCAGGAGTGGGACTTCGAGCACACGCCGGCGGAGAAGTATCCGCTGCTGCTGCACTACCCGTACTTCGACCTGTATCGCAAGCAGGTGGTCAAGCAGGCCGACCTGGTGCTGGCCATGCACTGGCGCGGGGACGCGTTCAGCGCCGCCGAGAAGCTGCGCAACTTCACCTACTACGAGCGCCGCACCGTCCGCGACTCGTCGCTGAGCGCCTGCACCCAGGCCGTCCTCGCGGCCGAGGTGGGCTTCCCCGAGCTGGCCCACCGCTATCTGCGCGAGGCCGCGCTGATGGACCTGCACGACCTCAACGAGAACACCCGCGACGGCGTGCACATGGCGTCGCTGGCCGGCGCGTGGATCGCGCTCGTCGCCGGCTTCGGCGGGCTGCGCGACCACGACGGCACGCTGTCCTTCGCGCCCCGGCTCTCCAGCCGGCTCAGCCGCCTGGAGTTCTCGTTGCAGTGGCGGTCGATGCGGCTGCGCGTCGACGTCCGGCCGCACCAGACGACGTACTCGCTGCGCAACGGCGGGCCGGACACGGTGCTGGACCTGCTGCACCACGGCGAGCCGCTGCGGGTCACCTGCGAGCGGCCGGTCACCGTGCCGGTGCCGCAGGCGCACGCACCCGGGCCGCAGCCCGAGCAGCCGCCCGGCCGGGCACCGCTCATGCACCTGCCGGAGCAGGCCGGCTGA
- a CDS encoding HAD family hydrolase codes for MLGLPAHVTACLFDLDGVLTQTAKVHNAAWAETFDAFLRRRSAETGEPFRPFDPGPDYNRYVDGKPRADGVRSFLASRGITLPEGTPDDPPDADTVNGVGNRKNVVLLQRIAHDGVEVYDGSVRYLEAATRAGLRRAVVSASANCEAVVHAAGLDRWLEARVDGVVARQRGLQGKPHPDTFLEGARMLGVEPANAAVFEDALAGVAAGKAGGFGYVIGVDRVGQADELRAHGADVVVTDLDELLTTEPAA; via the coding sequence ATGCTGGGCCTACCCGCGCACGTGACCGCGTGTCTCTTCGATCTGGACGGCGTGCTCACGCAGACCGCCAAGGTGCACAACGCGGCCTGGGCGGAGACGTTCGACGCGTTCCTGCGACGCCGGTCGGCCGAGACCGGCGAGCCGTTCCGCCCGTTCGACCCCGGACCCGACTACAACCGGTACGTGGACGGAAAACCACGCGCCGACGGGGTGCGGTCGTTCCTCGCCTCGCGCGGCATCACCCTGCCCGAGGGCACCCCCGACGACCCGCCGGACGCGGACACCGTCAACGGCGTCGGCAACCGCAAGAACGTCGTCCTGCTCCAGCGGATCGCGCACGACGGGGTCGAGGTCTACGACGGCTCGGTGCGCTACCTGGAGGCGGCGACCCGGGCCGGGCTGCGCCGGGCGGTGGTCTCGGCCAGCGCCAACTGCGAGGCCGTGGTGCACGCCGCCGGGCTGGACCGCTGGCTGGAGGCACGCGTCGACGGCGTGGTCGCCCGCCAGCGCGGGTTGCAGGGCAAGCCGCACCCGGACACGTTCCTGGAAGGCGCCCGGATGCTCGGCGTCGAACCGGCGAACGCCGCCGTCTTCGAGGACGCGCTGGCCGGGGTGGCCGCCGGGAAGGCCGGCGGCTTCGGTTACGTGATCGGCGTCGACCGGGTCGGCCAGGCCGACGAGCTGCGCGCGCACGGCGCCGACGTGGTGGTCACCGACCTGGACGAGCTGCTGACCACGGAGCCGGCCGCATGA
- a CDS encoding DUF4442 domain-containing protein produces MSIDSRQVAAGLLEAVPFARTLGIEILEVAPEADGGVRAVVRLPDDPAHHNHVGGPHAGAMFTLGETASGAVVLAAFGQVLDRAVPLAVTATIGYRKVAMGSVLATARLGRPPADVLAELDAGQRPEFPVEVEIGTEDGTVTSTLTVTWTLRPNR; encoded by the coding sequence ATGTCCATCGACTCTCGGCAGGTGGCGGCCGGTCTCCTCGAAGCGGTGCCGTTCGCCCGTACCCTCGGCATCGAGATCCTTGAGGTCGCGCCCGAGGCCGACGGCGGCGTCCGGGCCGTGGTCCGGCTCCCCGACGACCCGGCGCACCACAACCACGTGGGCGGCCCGCACGCCGGGGCCATGTTCACGTTGGGTGAGACCGCCTCCGGCGCAGTGGTGCTGGCCGCGTTCGGGCAGGTGCTCGACCGGGCCGTACCGCTGGCCGTGACCGCGACCATCGGCTACCGCAAGGTGGCGATGGGGTCGGTGCTGGCCACCGCGCGGCTCGGCCGCCCGCCGGCCGACGTGCTGGCCGAACTGGACGCCGGGCAGCGGCCCGAGTTCCCGGTCGAGGTGGAGATCGGCACCGAGGACGGCACCGTCACGTCGACACTCACCGTCACCTGGACGCTGCGCCCGAACCGCTGA
- a CDS encoding DUF397 domain-containing protein: MELTGATWRKSTRSSGNSGNCVEVADNLPGVVGVRDSKDRQGPALTFTPASWAAFVAHAKRS, translated from the coding sequence ATGGAGCTGACCGGCGCGACCTGGCGTAAGAGCACCCGCAGCAGCGGCAACTCCGGCAACTGCGTCGAGGTGGCGGACAACCTGCCCGGCGTGGTCGGGGTCCGCGACAGCAAGGACCGGCAGGGGCCGGCGCTGACGTTCACGCCGGCGAGCTGGGCGGCGTTCGTCGCCCACGCCAAGCGCTCCTGA